Proteins from a single region of Primulina tabacum isolate GXHZ01 chromosome 5, ASM2559414v2, whole genome shotgun sequence:
- the LOC142546348 gene encoding putative serine/threonine-protein kinase PBL7 codes for MGWFPCAGQSKSDSKKKKRKKNQSLDPIRPASGIFDDALKDGSSNKIAAKIFTFREMAAATRNFRGECLLGEGGFGRVYKGQLESSNQVVAIKQLDRNGLQGNREFLVEVLMLSLLDHPNLVNLIGYCADGDQRLLVYEYMPLGSLDEHLNDPVPGRKQLDWNTRMRIAAGAAKGLEYLHNKASPPVIYRDLKCSNILLGEGYHPKLSDFGLAKLGPVGDNTHVSTRVMGTYGYCAPEYAMTGQLTLKSDVYSFGVVLLEIISGRKAVDNSKTGGEHNLVAWARPLFKDRRKFSQIADPALQGQYPARGLYQALAVAAMCVQEQPNLRPMIVDVVTALTYLASHKYDPEPHSIQNSRWGQPCTPPRAKGNGEKKPSSSRSERERTRI; via the exons ATGGGATGGTTTCCCTGCGCAGGACAATCAAAGTCGGactcaaagaagaagaagaggaagaagaaTCAGTCTCTTGATCCAATCCGACCCGCTTCAG GTATATTTGACGATGCCCTGAAAGATGGATCGTCCAATAAAATTGCGGCCAAGATTTTCACTTTCCGTGAAATGGCAGCTGCCACCAGAAATTTTCGTGGTGAGTGTCTTCTTGGGGAGGGAGGATTTGGTAGAGTGTACAAAGGACAGCTGGAAAGCTCGAATCAA GTTGTTGCAATCAAGCAGCTTGATCGAAATGGGCTTCAGGGAAACAGAGAGTTTCTAGTCGAGGTTTTGATGCTAAGCTTATTAGATCACCCGAACCTCGTAAATTTAATTGGCTACTGTGCTGATGGAGACCAGAGGCTTCTGGTTTATGAATACATGCCTCTTGGATCTTTGGATGAACATCTAAATG ATCCAGTACCGGGTAGGAAACAGCTTGATTGGAACACAAGGATGAGAATAGCAGCTGGAGCAGCAAAAGGGTTGGAGTATTTACATAACAAAGCTAGCCCTCCTGTTATATACCGTGACTTAAAATGCTCAAATATATTGCTTGGTGAAGGGTATCATCCGAAGCTATCCGACTTTGGGTTAGCCAAGCTTGGCCCGGTTGGGGATAACACACATGTATCCACAAGGGTTATGGGTACGTATGGCTACTGTGCACCTGAGTATGCGATGACCGGACAGCTGACTCTGAAATCAGACGTCTATAGCTTTGGTGTAGTTCTTCTTGAGATTATTTCAGGCAGGAAAGCTGTTGACAATTCAAAAACTGGTGGAGAACACAATCTGGTTGCATGG GCGAGACCTCTATTCAAGGATAGGAGAAAATTCTCACAGATAGCTGATCCAGCGCTCCAAGGTCAGTATCCAGCTAGGGGACTGTACCAAGCTCTTGCCGTTGCAGCAATGTGTGTTCAGGAGCAACCTAATTTACGACCCATGATCGTGGACGTTGTTACAGCTCTGACATATCTCGCTTCACATAAATATGATCCTGAACCACATTCCATTCAGAACTCGCGCTGGGGACAACCTTGTACTCCACCTAGAGCCAAAGGAAACGGCGAAAAGAAACCCAGCAGCAGCAGATCGGAAAGAGAACGGACCCGAATATGA
- the LOC142546347 gene encoding uncharacterized protein LOC142546347 yields MTLKRSQVFLNYEPKRDTYGFTVRPQHLHRYREYTDIYREEEEERLQKWRDFLKQLPQTTSAQDPDQDSNKLVVSVVTKLPYEPAHTQSLDEERKDLTEERLGGYEAQQTEPGEGLSGEGNDSSEKRSISCTQEESVGTNEAPTTRHPKSCDVQTWSNINPSLSSIEQMTNIRIKKRKNIKDKSIKSHDKLPSIAEPRFSREDSEDNEDDVFYDNEIVEDSPNASEVNSIAIDKISVEPFFPWKEELEFLVRGGVPKDLRGEVWQAFVGVRTRRVERYYQDLLANDIEANADQEHNKFLSGDDNTQRNGQRFDSPDKWKKQIEKDLPRTFPGHPALNEKGRNSLRRVLSAYARHNPSVGYCQAMNFFAGLLLLMMPEENAFWTLVGLMDDYFEDYFSQEMIESQVDQLVFEDLMREKFPKLVNHLDYLGVQVAWISGPWFLSIFVNMLPWESVLRVWDVLLFEGNRVMLFRTALALMDLYGPAVVTTKDAGDAITLLQTLTGSTFDSSQLVLTACMGFLTVTEDRLQELREKHRPAILSAVEERTKGSRIFKDPKGLATKLYSFKHNPELIVKESKRPSANTVVGEMSDLESHARNLDAFLKSITIDSEIDSLPDHQEQVVWLKAELCRLLEEKRTAMLRAEELEAALMEMVKQDNRRELSARVEQLEQEVAELRRALADKKEEEQAMLQVLMKVEQEQKVTEDARLFAEQDSAAQKYAVHVLQEKYETTMNTLAEMERRAVMAESMLEATLQYESGQSKASSSPRLSRTESPHDVSTRKTGLLPFGLGWRDRNKGKPSNAVAPAENKTRDEGTDSSNADDHANVHQ; encoded by the exons ATGACGCTCAAACGCTCCCAAGTTTTCCTCAACTACGAGCCTAAACG GGATACATATGGCTTTACTGTGAGACCTCAACATCTTCATAGATATCGAGAGTACACTGATATTTACCGG gaagaagaagaagagagaCTCCAAAAGTGGAGGGATTTTCTCAAGCAGCTACCACAAACTACTAGTGCACAAGATCCTGACCAAGATAGTAATAAGCTAGTGGTTTCTGTGGTTACAAAGCTGCCATATGAACCTGCTCATACCCAGTCATTGGATGAAGAAAGGAAAGATTTAACTGAAGAAAGGCTTGGGGGTTATGAAGCACAGCAAACTGAGCCTGGTGAAGGGTTGAGTGGAGAAGGGAATGATTCAAGTGAAAAGAGGTCTATTTCTTGCACTCAGGAGGAAAGTGTTGGCACCAATGAAGCTCCAACTACCCGACACCCAAAATCTTGTGACGTGCAGACATGGTCTAACATTAACCCATCTCTGAGTTCTATTGAACAAATGACTAACATACGtataaaaaagagaaaaaacatTAAGGATAAAAGTATaaaatcccatgataagcttcCATCAATTGCTGAGCCTCGGTTCTCAAGAGAAGATTCTGAAGATAATGAAGATGATGTATTCTATGACAATGAGATAGTTGAAGATAGTCCAAATGCTTCTGAAGTAAACAGTATAGCTATTGATAAAATATCCGTAGAACCTTTCTTCCCTTGGAAAGAAGAGCTAGAGTTTCTTGTTCGTGGAGGAGTGCCAAAGGATCTTCGAGGAGAG GTGTGGCAAGCCTTTGTTGGTGTCAGAACACGTCGAGTGGAAAGATATTATCAGGATTTGCTGGCTAATGATATTGAAGCTAATGCTGACCAAGAGCACAATAAGTTTTTGTCTGGCGACGATAATACGCAACGAAATGGGCAGAGATTTGATTCGCCAGATAAATGGAAAAAGCAGATTGAGAAG GATCTGCCCAGAACATTTCCAGGGCATCCTGCATTAAATGAGAAAGGAAGAAATTCACTTAGGCGAGTTCTTTCGGCATATGCGCGGCATAACCCCTCTGTTGGATATTGCCAG GCGATGAATTTCTTTGCTGGTTTGTTACTTCTAATGATGCCTGAGGAAAATGCCTTTTG GACTTTGGTTGGTCTAATGGATGACTATTTTGAAGATTATTTCTCACAAGAAATGATTGAATCACAG GTTGACCAACTTGTTTTTGAGGACTTGATGCGTGAAAAGTTTCCCAAACTAG TCAATCATCTTGATTACTTGGGAGTGCAGGTCGCTTGGATATCAGGGCCCTGGTTCCTTTCAATTTTCGTAAATATGCTTCCCTGGGAAAGTG TTCTTCGAGTGTGGGATGTACTTCTATTTGAAGGAAACCGTGTCATGCTATTTCGGACAGCGCTTGCTTTGATGGACTTATATG GTCCTGCTGTTGTTACAACCAAGGATGCAGGTGATGCTATCACGTTATTGCAAACTCTTACTGGTTCTACATTTGATAGCAGCCAACTTGTCTTGACTGCTTGCATGGGTTTCTTGACCGTGACTGAAGATAGACTGCAAGAACTTAGAGAGAAGCATCGACCAGCTATACTTTCAGCTGTTGAGGAAAGGACTAAAGGCAGTCGAATTTTTAAAGATCCTAAAGGTCTCGCGACAAAGTTATATAGTTTCAAGCACAATCCTGAATTGATTGTGAAAGAAAGCAAGAGGCCCAGTGCCAATACAGTGGTAGGTGAAATGTCAGATCTAGAATCCCATGCTAGAAACCTGGATGCTTTTCTAAAGAGCATAACCATTGATTCTGAAATAGATTCTCTTCCGGATCATCAAGAACAG GTGGTCTGGTTAAAGGCTGAGCTGTGTAGATTGCTGGAGGAGAAGAGAACTGCTATGCTCAG GGCGGAAGAATTGGAAGCTGCTCTTATGGAGATGGTCAAACAAGATAACAGAAGGGAACTGAGCGCAAGG GTTGAACAATTGGAGCAAGAGGTTGCTGAACTACGGCGAGCTCTGGCTGATAAGAAAGAAGAGGAGCAAGCAATGCTTCAG GTTTTAATGAAAGTTGAGCAAGAACAGAAGGTGACTGAAGATGCTCGGCTATTTGCGGAACAAGATTCAGCTGCTCAGAAATATGCAGTGCATGTCCTTCAG GAAAAGTATGAGACAACCATGAATACCCTTGCTGAGATGGAGAGGAGGGCTGTTATGGCAGAATCGATGCTGGAAGCTACGTTGCAGTACGAATCAGGGCAAAGTAAAGCCTCATCTTCCCCAAG GCTTAGTCGTACAGAATCTCCACATGATGTATCCACAAGGAAGACAGGTTTGCTCCCCTTTGGCCTTGGTTGGCGAGATCGGAATAAG GGGAAACCCAGTAATGCTGTTGCACCTGCTGAAAACAAAACAAGAGATGAGGGTACTGATTCGAGCAATGCAGATGACCACGCTAATGTACACCAATAA
- the LOC142544722 gene encoding uncharacterized protein LOC142544722 has translation MEYQSAAKKGKTLISSFFKKRDRQASEDTSIPTVLTMQHQSSENLLFPNIQIPSCSSPRDDHQSSSTFIERDPGKRKQICEYHVNVRDEIRRSYLNMGPYQPDMLEYPGTKFGSQNRRFQKKWFQKFYWLEYSPSTNKAYCFYCFLFLNDVNSSNISALDPKNSFDSFNSDDICKLAKKFYPGDFTDQEIVALEYELIHYKLDVMQNLKVSTLVELCQQLTESGRSSVYVMLTRLIYLVLTLPVSTATTERAFSAMKHVKTALRNKMEDDFLADCLTLYIERDLAKHIDVNSIINEFYVLKSRRAQLR, from the coding sequence atggaatatcaatctgctgcaaagaaaggaaaaacattGATATCCTCTTTCTTTAAGAAGAGAGATCGTCAAGCTAGTGAAGATACTTCAATTCCTACGGTCCTTACAATGCAACATCAATCCAGTGAAAATCTTCTATTTCCCAATATCCAAATTCCTTCATGTTCCTCTCCTAGAGACGATCATCAGTCTTCGTCTACTTTTATTGAACGAGATCCGGGAAAAAGAAAACAGATATGTGAATATCATGTTAATGTACGAGATGAGATAAGACGTTCATATCTAAATATGGGGCCTTATCAACCAGATATGTTGGAGTATCCAGGTACAAAATTTGGAAGCCAGAATCGTCGTTTTCAGAAAAAAtggtttcagaaattttattggttggagtattcgccttcaacaaataaggcatattgtttctattgttttcttttcctgAATGATGTTAATTCATCTAATATCTCGGCATTGGATCCTAAAAATTCATTTGACTCATTTAACAGTGATGATATTTGCAAGCTTGCGAAGAAGTTTTATCCTGGAGATTTCACAGATCAAGAAATTGTTGCTTTGGAGTATGAATTGATACATTATAAACTTGACGTGATGCAGAATTTAAAGGTTTCTACACTTGTTGAGTTGTGTCAGCAATTGACCGAGAGTGGACGGTCAAGTGTTTATGTTATGTTGACTAGATTGATTTatcttgttttgacattacCTGTGTCTACTGCCACTACTGAACGGGCTTTTTCAGCAATGAAGCATGTGAAGACGGCACTTCGCAATAAAATGGAGGATGATTTTCTTGCCGATTGTTTGACACTCTATATTGAACGAGATTTAGCTAAACATATTGATGTAAATTCTATTAttaatgaattttatgttttaaaatctcgtagggcacaacttcgttga
- the LOC142544105 gene encoding glutathione S-transferase L1-like, with product MNAFRDRREKKIVGTIRLYVNYECPFCQRVWIVRNIKGLQDKIKLVAIHLQDKPAWFKEKVCPENKVPALEHNGKVLGESLDLIKYIDSSFEGPSLLPNDPNKLNLAEEMISYLDTFLKKVFGSFRGIQPAEEAGGEFDYLEKSLEKFDDGPFFLGQFSQVDAAYVPFIERFQIYLLEVWNYDITSGRPKLAAYIQELNKIGAYKHTKCDPEYLVKLYKSRYMASS from the exons GGTTGTATGTCAATTACGAGTGCCCATTTTGCCAGCGTGTGTGGATTGTCAGGAATATCAAG GGTTTACAAGACAAGATTAAATTGGTCGCTATTCACCTTCAAGACAAACCCGCTTGGTTCAAGGAGAAAGTATGTCCTGAAAATAAG GTTCCGGCATTGGAGCACAATGGCAAAGTCCTTGGGGAAAGCTTGGATCTGATCAAATACATAGATTCTAGCTTTGAAGGACCATCCTTATTACCCAAT GATCCCAACAAGCTGAACTTAGCTGAAGAGATGATTAGTTACTTGGACACTTTCTTGAAAAAAGTGTTTGGGTCATTTAGAGGAATCCAGCCTGCGGAAGAAGCTG GTGGTGAATTCGATTATTTGGAGAAGTCTcttgaaaaatttgatgatggaCCATTCTTTCTTGGTCAATTCAGTCAG GTGGATGCTGCTTATGTTCCATTTATTGAAAGGTTTCAGATCTATTTACTTGAAGTGTGGAACTATGATATTACATCAGGCCGGCCAAAATTAGCAGCATATATACAG GAGCTAAACAAGATTGGTGCTTATAAACACACAAAGTGTGATCCTGAATATCTTGTTAAGCTTTACAAAAGCAGATACATG GCTTCGAGTTAA
- the LOC142546349 gene encoding putative protein phosphatase 2C 38, translating into MVKPCWKPLVEGDGGRRGDPNGRADGLLWYKDLGRHVNGEFSMASIQANGLMEDQSQLESGPLSSLDLGPYGTFVGIYDGHGGPETSRFVNERLFPNLKKYISEHKQITAIVIKKAFLETEEEFISLVRQQWPIKPQIASVGSCCLVGVICNGLLHIANAGDSSVVLGRADNTAQAVTAIQLSTEHNAKFESVRNELQSLHPEDPSIVVLKHKVWRVKGIIQVSRSIGDAYLKNAEFNKEPLLARFRIPGSFAKPILNPEPSIFVHSLSPKDRFLIFASDGLWEHLSNQEAVDIVNSSNRNGIAKRLVKAALRVAAKKREMRYSDLKKIDRGVRRHFHDDITVVVVFLDATSKQTPSRCSSVSIRGGGRDVSSVNSKIV; encoded by the exons ATGGTGAAGCCTTGTTGGAAGCCTTTAGTTGAGGGTGATGGAGGTAGGAGAGGAGATCCAAACGGCAGGGCCGATGGGCTTTTGTGGTATAAAGATTTGGGACGTCATGTAAATGGTGAATTTTCAATGGCAAGCATTCAGGCTAATGGTTTGATGGAGGATCAAAGCCAGCTTGAATCTGGGCCGTTGAGTTCACTTGATTTAGGACCTTATGGAACTTTTGTTGGAATCTATGACGGACATGGAGGTCCAGAGACGTCTCGATTTGTAAACGAAAGGCTATTCCCCAATCTCAAGA AATATATATCCGAGCATAAACAGATTACTGCAATTGTTATCAAAAAGGCTTTCTTGGAAACCGAGGAAGAGTTTATTTCTCTAGTGAGGCAGCAATGGCCTATTAAACCACAAATTGCTTCAGTGGGATCATGTTGTCTGGTAGGGGTGATATGTAATGGGCTCCTACATATAGCAAATGCTGGCGACTCCAGTGTCGTGTTAGGCAGGGCAGATAACACTGCTCAAGCTGTCACAGCTATTCAATTATCAACAGAGCACAATGCGAAATTTGAATCTGTTAGGAACGAGTTACAATCATTGCATCCTGAAGATCCCAGTATCGTGGTTCTGAAGCACAAAGTTTGGCGTGTGAAGGGCATCATACAG GTGTCAAGATCCATAGGAGACGCCTATCTTAAGAATGCAGAATTCAACAAAGAACCACTCTTGGCAAGATTTAGGATACCTGGATCCTTCGCCAAGCCGATTCTTAATCCAGAGCCATCAATATTTGTACACAGCCTAAGTCCTAAAGATCGGTTTCTCATATTTGCGTCAGACGGCTTGTGGGAGCATCTTAGTAACCAGGAAGCCGTCGATATTGTCAATAGTTCCAACCGTAAC GGTATTGCCAAAAGACTTGTTAAGGCTGCACTTCGTGTTGCAGCCAAGAAAAGGGAGATGCGTTACTCAGACTTGAAGAAGATTGATAGAGGTGTGCGGAGACATTTCCATGATGATATTACCGTCGTCGTGGTTTTTTTAGATGCTACTTCAAAGCAAACGCCATCTCGGTGTTCTAGTGTTTCAATAAGGGGAGGAGGGAGAGATGTTTCTTCCGTTAACTCTAAAATTGTATGA
- the LOC142546350 gene encoding uncharacterized protein LOC142546350: MSLLSQAAAKWSRVINVARQIQAAPPIFSISPKLFSTDSTEPSQGPSIDQFLNPPRGLIYGRITSITKYTTKNDIINMLDESDLSPDKLKVEYNRSYLPLSMMVEFSSPSAYDSAIRAINRKGRLFNLARADRAQWDAIAPYDGKAILLQGIPSTALPDDVERFLSGCHYDSSSISMPPRSTLRGPVKTVLVRFSSQTLAAHAYITKNRGFCLNNQISVKVLH, translated from the exons ATGAGTTTACTCAGTCAAGCCGCCGCGAAATGGAGCCGGGTGATCAATGTGGCTCGTCAAATCCAAGCTGCGCCGCCGATTTTTTCCATCTCGCCGAAGCTTTTCTCCACCGATTCCACCGAGCCGAGCCAGGGTCCCTCTATTGATCAGTTTCTAAATCCACCCCGAG GTTTGATTTATGGGAGAATAACTAGTATCACAAAGTATACGACCAAGAATGATATTATCAATATGCTCGATGAAAGTGACTTGAGTCCTGACAAGCTCAAAGTTGAATACAATCGCAGTTATCTTCCATTGTCAAT GATGGTTGAGTTCTCCTCTCCATCAGCTTATGACTCTGCTATAAGGGCGATCAATCGGAAGGGTCGTTTGTTTAATCTGGCAAGG GCCGATAGAGCTCAATGGGATGCTATTGCTCCTTATGATGGAAAAGCG attttGCTTCAGGGAATCCCTAGCACTGCACTGCCTGATGACGTCGAACGCTTCCTTTCTGGTTGTCACTATGATTCATCTTCCATTTCAATGCCTCCCAG ATCAACACTCCGAGGCCCTGTTAAAACAGTACTTGTGCGCTTCTCGTCTCAGACGTTAGCTGCGCATGCCTATATCACAAAGAACCGAGGGTTTTGTCTCAATAATCAAATCTCGGTGAAAGTTCTTCATTAG
- the LOC142546351 gene encoding uncharacterized protein LOC142546351 isoform X2 has product MARVRRLLLFLCSIILSCFPVLIPAAVVTLDSIEIFTTHEWLPMKPAVYFRCNGENRTVLPDVKEKHVVYTFKGVESWQPLTELPGIKCKRCGFYEKDALSDDTFDEWEFCASDFTKPDSKYTHFKDKELNATFLCPECTPHGNDNSSRPKEDSTGMHWAVTAAIIAVVSSVSIAGLVGAYKYWQKRKRQQEQARFLRLFEETDDIEDELGIGPLSHVV; this is encoded by the exons ATGGCTAGGGTTCGTCGCCTGTTGCTTTTTCTATGTTCGATTATTCTCAGCTGCTTTCCAG TGTTGATACCGGCTGCAGTAGTCACACTTGATTCTATCGAGATATTTACAACCCATGAATGGCTTCCCATGAAGCCAGCAGTCTACTTTCGGTGCAATGGGGAGAACAGGACAGTTTTACCAGATGTGAAGGAAAAGCATGTAGTCTACACCTTTAAAGGTGTGGAGTCTTGGCAG CCTCTGACAGAACTTCCTGGTATAAAGTGTAAACGATGTGGATTCTATGAGAAGGATGCTTTATCAGATGATACATTCGACGAGTGGGAATTTTGTGCTTCTGATTTCACTAAGCCTGATAGCAAATATACTCATTTCAAAGACAAAGAACTCAATGCAACATTTCTGTGTCCAGAATGTACCCCTCATGGAAATG ATAATTCCTCCAGGCCGAAAGAAGATTCAACTGGGATGCATTGGGCTGTAACTGCGGCTATTATTGCTGTAGTTTCTTCTGTGAGTATCGCTGGCTTGGTAGGCGCATACAAATACTGGCAGAAAAGAAAGAGGCAGCAAGAGCAGGCACGGTTCCTCAGACTTTTTGAAGAAACAGATGATATCGAAGATGAATTGGGTATCGGCCCTCTTAGCCATGTTGTCTGA
- the LOC142546351 gene encoding uncharacterized protein LOC142546351 isoform X1 — MARVRRLLLFLCSIILSCFPVLIPAAVVTLDSIEIFTTHEWLPMKPAVYFRCNGENRTVLPDVKEKHVVYTFKGVESWQPLTELPGIKCKRCGFYEKDALSDDTFDEWEFCASDFTKPDSKYTHFKDKELNATFLCPECTPHGNVSDNSSRPKEDSTGMHWAVTAAIIAVVSSVSIAGLVGAYKYWQKRKRQQEQARFLRLFEETDDIEDELGIGPLSHVV, encoded by the exons ATGGCTAGGGTTCGTCGCCTGTTGCTTTTTCTATGTTCGATTATTCTCAGCTGCTTTCCAG TGTTGATACCGGCTGCAGTAGTCACACTTGATTCTATCGAGATATTTACAACCCATGAATGGCTTCCCATGAAGCCAGCAGTCTACTTTCGGTGCAATGGGGAGAACAGGACAGTTTTACCAGATGTGAAGGAAAAGCATGTAGTCTACACCTTTAAAGGTGTGGAGTCTTGGCAG CCTCTGACAGAACTTCCTGGTATAAAGTGTAAACGATGTGGATTCTATGAGAAGGATGCTTTATCAGATGATACATTCGACGAGTGGGAATTTTGTGCTTCTGATTTCACTAAGCCTGATAGCAAATATACTCATTTCAAAGACAAAGAACTCAATGCAACATTTCTGTGTCCAGAATGTACCCCTCATGGAAATG TTTCAGATAATTCCTCCAGGCCGAAAGAAGATTCAACTGGGATGCATTGGGCTGTAACTGCGGCTATTATTGCTGTAGTTTCTTCTGTGAGTATCGCTGGCTTGGTAGGCGCATACAAATACTGGCAGAAAAGAAAGAGGCAGCAAGAGCAGGCACGGTTCCTCAGACTTTTTGAAGAAACAGATGATATCGAAGATGAATTGGGTATCGGCCCTCTTAGCCATGTTGTCTGA